Proteins from one Listeria innocua genomic window:
- the trpA gene encoding tryptophan synthase subunit alpha produces MTKTLTKKLANKDHASVVTYIMGGDGGLDNLEEQLLFLEKSGVSAIEIGIPFSDPVADGPVIQLAGLRALKERVSLEAILTKLATSKVQIPLIIMSYINPIFHLGIPKFIEMVQKTPVKGLIIPDLPYEHRTLITPELKGTDIALIPLVSLTSPKERLEEIANQAEGFIYAVTVNGTTGVRNEFNTHIDTHLAYLKSISPVPVLAGFGVSSIEHVEKFARVCDGVIIGSKVVQMLHDGETRELGTFLQNAAEVQIEN; encoded by the coding sequence ATGACTAAAACATTAACAAAAAAATTGGCGAATAAAGACCATGCTTCTGTAGTAACTTATATTATGGGCGGCGATGGTGGTTTAGATAATCTAGAAGAACAACTATTATTCCTAGAAAAATCAGGCGTAAGCGCGATTGAAATTGGGATTCCTTTTTCTGATCCAGTTGCTGACGGCCCTGTTATTCAACTTGCTGGTTTACGCGCATTAAAAGAACGAGTTAGTTTAGAAGCAATTTTAACTAAATTAGCCACAAGTAAGGTGCAAATTCCACTAATTATTATGAGCTATATTAATCCGATTTTTCATTTAGGTATTCCAAAATTTATCGAAATGGTTCAAAAAACACCTGTAAAAGGACTTATTATTCCTGATTTACCTTATGAACATCGTACGCTTATTACACCCGAACTAAAAGGAACAGATATTGCGCTTATCCCGCTTGTTTCATTAACCAGTCCGAAAGAGCGCTTAGAAGAAATAGCTAACCAAGCAGAAGGTTTTATTTATGCCGTAACAGTCAACGGAACAACGGGCGTAAGAAATGAATTTAATACGCATATTGATACCCATTTAGCTTATTTAAAAAGTATTAGCCCTGTTCCTGTTCTTGCAGGTTTTGGAGTTTCTTCTATAGAACATGTGGAAAAATTTGCGCGTGTTTGTGATGGTGTGATTATTGGAAGTAAGGTCGTACAAATGTTGCATGACGGGGAAACGAGGGAGCTAGGTACGTTTTTACAAAATGCAGCAGAAGTTCAAATCGAAAACTAA
- the trpB gene encoding tryptophan synthase subunit beta, with product MTYQAPDENGFYGKFGGRFVPETLMKAVKELDEAYRASKTDAAFQKELNYYLKEYVGRETPLYFAEQLTAYAGGAKIYLKREDLNHTGAHKINNTIGQALLARQMGKQKVVAETGAGQHGVATATVAALFNMECTIFMGEEDVKRQSLNVFRMELLGAKVVSVKAGSRTLKDAVNEALRFWVANVEDTHYIMGSVLGPHPFPEIVRDYQSVIGTEARKQHLEKEGKLPEAIVACVGGGSNAMGLFYPFVDDSSVQMHGVEAAGHGLETEFHAATISKGEIGILHGAMMDVLQDENGQILEAFSISAGLDYPGIGPEHSFFRDLGRAEYHSVTDDEAVEAFQLLCRTEGIIPALESSHAISYAVKLASQMRPDESMVVCLSGRGDKDVNQLKERLEGQTND from the coding sequence ATGACATATCAAGCACCTGATGAAAATGGTTTTTACGGAAAATTTGGTGGCAGATTTGTGCCTGAAACTTTAATGAAAGCAGTGAAAGAATTAGATGAAGCTTACCGAGCTTCTAAAACAGATGCAGCTTTTCAAAAAGAATTAAATTACTATTTAAAAGAATATGTAGGCCGGGAAACGCCGCTTTATTTTGCGGAACAACTTACTGCCTATGCTGGCGGGGCTAAAATTTATTTAAAACGAGAAGATTTAAATCATACTGGTGCGCATAAAATCAATAATACGATTGGTCAAGCATTACTTGCGCGGCAAATGGGCAAACAAAAAGTAGTGGCAGAAACTGGAGCAGGGCAACATGGTGTAGCTACAGCGACAGTAGCAGCACTTTTTAACATGGAATGTACTATTTTCATGGGAGAAGAAGATGTTAAACGTCAATCGCTTAATGTATTTAGAATGGAGTTACTTGGCGCAAAAGTTGTCAGCGTGAAAGCTGGCAGCCGTACTTTGAAAGATGCCGTAAATGAAGCACTGCGGTTCTGGGTGGCGAATGTGGAAGATACGCATTATATTATGGGATCTGTTCTTGGGCCCCATCCGTTCCCAGAAATTGTTCGTGATTACCAAAGTGTCATTGGGACAGAAGCACGTAAACAACATCTAGAGAAAGAAGGTAAGTTACCTGAGGCGATTGTGGCTTGTGTAGGTGGTGGCAGTAATGCGATGGGCTTATTTTATCCGTTTGTGGATGATTCTTCTGTTCAAATGCACGGCGTAGAAGCTGCTGGTCATGGTCTTGAAACAGAGTTCCATGCAGCCACGATTTCTAAAGGCGAGATTGGCATTTTGCACGGGGCAATGATGGATGTTTTACAAGACGAAAATGGACAAATCCTTGAAGCTTTCTCGATTTCCGCGGGATTAGATTATCCTGGTATTGGGCCGGAACATAGTTTTTTCCGTGATTTAGGTCGCGCTGAGTATCATTCTGTTACAGATGATGAAGCAGTCGAAGCTTTTCAACTTTTATGCCGGACAGAAGGGATTATTCCAGCACTTGAAAGTTCGCATGCCATTAGTTATGCTGTGAAACTTGCAAGCCAGATGCGTCCGGATGAAAGTATGGTTGTATGCCTATCTGGTCGCGGGGATAAAGATGTTAATCAACTAAAAGAACGATTGGAGGGGCAAACTAATGACTAA
- a CDS encoding phosphoribosylanthranilate isomerase encodes MIVKICGLKKSVDVKAAVENGADMIGFVFAKSKRQVTIEQAHQLAKNIPPNIKKVGVFVNPTEDELTAAIKGVPLDIVQLHGQEPTEQADRTDAEVIKAFPVKEGKLPNNINDYSNAYILLDAPAEEYEGGSGKTFDWDKVNSDLLIKNKLIIAGGLNVENVKEAINRFEPYAVDISSGVETNGEKDPEKIKIFIKTAKGVGK; translated from the coding sequence ATGATTGTAAAAATTTGTGGATTGAAAAAAAGTGTCGATGTAAAAGCAGCAGTTGAGAATGGTGCGGATATGATTGGTTTCGTTTTTGCGAAAAGTAAACGCCAAGTTACGATTGAACAAGCACACCAGTTAGCTAAAAACATCCCACCTAATATTAAGAAAGTTGGCGTTTTTGTTAACCCGACTGAAGATGAGTTGACTGCTGCTATTAAAGGCGTACCACTAGACATCGTGCAACTCCATGGACAAGAACCGACCGAGCAAGCAGACCGCACCGATGCCGAAGTAATTAAAGCTTTTCCAGTTAAAGAGGGCAAACTTCCTAACAATATAAATGATTATTCAAATGCCTATATCTTACTTGATGCTCCGGCAGAAGAATACGAGGGCGGCAGCGGGAAAACTTTTGATTGGGATAAAGTAAATAGTGATTTACTTATAAAAAATAAATTGATTATTGCTGGTGGCTTAAATGTCGAAAACGTGAAAGAAGCTATTAACCGCTTTGAACCATATGCCGTTGATATTTCTTCCGGCGTAGAAACGAATGGTGAAAAAGATCCTGAAAAAATTAAAATCTTCATTAAAACAGCAAAAGGAGTTGGAAAATAA
- the trpC gene encoding indole-3-glycerol phosphate synthase TrpC codes for MTFLEEILAQKAVEVAEMPLEQVAEKRKTYSFYDFLKENTEQMQLIAEVKRASPSKGEINMDVNPVAQAKSYEAAGAGMISVLTDPIFFKGSIEDLREVAKNVAIPVLCKDFIISEKQLIRARNAGATVVLLIISALTEDELALLFKQASALDLEVLVEVHDRDELALAQKIGAKLIGVNNRNLHTFEVDIAVSEMVANDFSTEACFISESGFKTADDVNRVSKEFNAVLVGEALMRDKTPQKAAESLKVKR; via the coding sequence ATGACATTTTTAGAAGAAATTTTAGCTCAAAAAGCAGTAGAGGTAGCTGAAATGCCATTAGAACAAGTAGCAGAAAAACGGAAAACTTATTCGTTTTATGATTTTTTAAAAGAAAATACGGAACAAATGCAACTTATTGCGGAAGTAAAACGCGCCTCGCCTTCAAAAGGTGAAATAAATATGGATGTGAACCCAGTCGCTCAAGCAAAATCGTATGAGGCAGCTGGAGCAGGTATGATTTCTGTATTAACCGACCCGATTTTCTTTAAAGGATCGATTGAAGATTTACGAGAAGTAGCGAAAAACGTAGCAATTCCAGTACTGTGTAAAGATTTTATTATTAGTGAAAAACAATTAATTCGCGCTCGAAATGCTGGAGCAACGGTTGTGTTACTAATAATTTCAGCTCTTACAGAAGATGAGCTAGCCTTACTTTTTAAACAAGCGAGTGCCCTTGATTTGGAAGTATTAGTAGAAGTTCATGACCGGGACGAATTAGCTCTCGCGCAAAAAATTGGAGCTAAATTAATTGGAGTGAATAATCGGAATTTGCACACGTTTGAAGTAGATATTGCGGTAAGCGAAATGGTTGCGAATGATTTTTCAACGGAGGCATGTTTCATTAGTGAATCGGGTTTTAAAACGGCAGATGATGTTAATCGAGTGAGTAAAGAATTTAATGCGGTACTTGTTGGAGAAGCGCTTATGCGAGACAAAACTCCACAAAAAGCAGCAGAAAGTTTGAAGGTGAAACGATGA
- the trpD gene encoding anthranilate phosphoribosyltransferase gives MEILLQKVYDQKNLSKAEMNIVATEIFEGRLSKTKIAAFLMALKVKGETAEEMAGIAEAMQQVAIQVDFPAGTAMDNCGTGGDKSNSFNISTTSAFVLAAAGIPVAKHGNRSISSRSGSADVCQELGIDINMRPEDMTYLLEKVGIAFLFAPHVHPNMKYVMDVRKELGTPTIFNLIGPLTNPVHLETQLMGIYRRDLIRQTAEVLGQLGRKRAVVLNGAGFMDEASLAGENHYALYESGEVHLYTLKPEEVGLASYPLEAIRGGDAKENAAILRSVLDGEPGAYLDTVLLNAGFGLFANGKVKTVKEGVDLARDLVRSGLAKQKLQDLITYQKEVLAK, from the coding sequence ATGGAAATCTTATTACAAAAAGTATATGACCAAAAAAATCTATCAAAAGCAGAAATGAATATCGTTGCAACAGAAATTTTTGAAGGACGTCTTTCAAAAACGAAAATTGCTGCCTTTCTAATGGCACTTAAAGTCAAAGGAGAAACCGCAGAAGAAATGGCTGGAATAGCAGAAGCGATGCAGCAAGTTGCGATTCAAGTGGATTTCCCAGCTGGAACTGCGATGGATAATTGCGGAACTGGTGGAGATAAATCGAATAGTTTTAATATCAGTACAACGTCGGCATTCGTCCTTGCAGCAGCAGGAATTCCAGTGGCGAAACATGGGAATCGAAGTATTTCTAGTCGTTCAGGTAGTGCGGATGTTTGTCAGGAATTAGGGATTGATATTAATATGCGTCCTGAAGATATGACTTATTTACTTGAAAAAGTAGGAATTGCCTTTTTATTCGCACCACATGTTCACCCTAATATGAAATACGTGATGGACGTTCGGAAAGAACTTGGGACACCAACCATTTTTAACTTGATTGGACCTTTAACCAACCCGGTTCATCTCGAAACACAATTAATGGGCATTTATCGTCGTGATTTAATCAGACAAACTGCGGAAGTTTTAGGACAACTTGGACGAAAACGGGCCGTAGTTTTAAATGGGGCGGGCTTTATGGATGAAGCTTCTCTAGCCGGTGAAAATCATTACGCATTATATGAAAGCGGGGAAGTTCACTTATATACACTAAAACCTGAAGAAGTCGGTTTAGCTAGCTACCCACTAGAAGCAATTAGGGGCGGGGATGCAAAAGAAAATGCAGCAATTCTTCGTAGTGTACTTGACGGCGAACCTGGTGCCTATTTAGACACTGTTTTGCTAAATGCCGGATTTGGTTTATTCGCAAATGGCAAAGTAAAAACAGTAAAAGAAGGCGTTGATTTAGCCCGCGACCTAGTTAGAAGTGGTCTAGCTAAACAAAAATTGCAAGATTTAATTACTTATCAAAAAGAGGTGCTAGCGAAATGA
- a CDS encoding aminodeoxychorismate/anthranilate synthase component II, translated as MILLIDNYDSFTYNLEQYLAEFSDVVVKRNDAVDLMEYAALADGIVLSPGPGKPSEAGLLEEVVFKFAKEKPLLGICLGHQAIGEVFGGEVKRAKHIRHGKVSLMRQTSGAIFTNLPKEMPVMRYHSLIVDKNTLPDCLEVLAVATDDAEVMAMKLKNYPVYGLQFHPESIGTNDGKQMMENFIHIVERAGENGNLITKSI; from the coding sequence ATGATTTTATTAATTGATAACTATGATTCTTTTACGTATAACCTAGAGCAGTATTTGGCAGAGTTCAGTGATGTCGTAGTAAAACGAAATGATGCCGTGGATTTAATGGAATATGCGGCTTTGGCAGATGGGATTGTTCTTTCACCCGGCCCAGGAAAACCTAGTGAAGCCGGACTTTTGGAAGAAGTTGTTTTCAAATTTGCGAAAGAAAAACCACTACTTGGGATTTGTTTAGGACACCAAGCGATCGGTGAGGTATTTGGCGGAGAAGTAAAACGAGCAAAGCACATTCGTCATGGTAAAGTTTCGCTGATGCGGCAAACAAGTGGAGCCATTTTTACTAACTTGCCAAAAGAAATGCCTGTGATGCGCTATCACTCTTTAATAGTAGATAAAAATACTTTACCAGATTGCTTAGAAGTATTAGCAGTGGCGACGGATGATGCGGAAGTAATGGCGATGAAACTGAAAAATTATCCGGTTTATGGATTGCAATTTCATCCAGAATCAATCGGCACGAATGACGGAAAACAAATGATGGAAAACTTTATTCACATAGTAGAAAGGGCGGGAGAAAATGGAAATCTTATTACAAAAAGTATATGA
- the trpE gene encoding anthranilate synthase component I, translating to MRKMKRMDADTLTAILAFQRLSGTGKSLLEGAAKDAEAGRYSIIAINPVHEIKVYQHEYYIDGALQIVTDPLKEIELFIEKAKTEEESLPLDSGAIGYVGYDVIALYENLGDIPVETRDMPDIRFYIYESFIIMDHQAEELILVQDNCYSGRSEAELDEALEAMFLELTTPKKDEHKAVQVPKMTYKSNYTKEEYMNLVKKAKTYIQDGDFFQIVLSQRLEADFTVEPFDYYRKLRLLNPSPYLFFIDFGDTVLIGSSPESLIKTKGRTVTTNPIAGTRRRGATKQEDEMLAAELLSDEKELAEHRMLVDLGRNDIGKIAETGSVHVPVYLTIERYRFLMHLVSVVEGTLKPGLSAMDALRSTLPAGTVSGAPKIRAMERIYEWENVKRGPYAGAVGYLTKNGDSDFALSIRTMVLHDGKAYVQAGAGIVYDSEPESEYLETIQKAKALLEVGE from the coding sequence ATGAGAAAAATGAAAAGAATGGATGCAGATACATTAACCGCGATTTTAGCCTTTCAACGTCTTTCCGGAACAGGCAAAAGCTTACTTGAAGGAGCTGCAAAAGATGCAGAGGCAGGGAGATATTCTATTATTGCTATCAATCCTGTACATGAAATTAAAGTATATCAACATGAATATTATATAGACGGGGCACTTCAAATAGTGACAGACCCTTTAAAAGAAATTGAACTATTTATTGAAAAAGCAAAGACGGAGGAAGAAAGCTTGCCTTTAGATTCAGGGGCAATTGGTTATGTTGGTTATGACGTTATTGCACTTTATGAAAATTTAGGTGACATTCCAGTCGAAACGCGGGACATGCCAGATATTCGTTTTTATATATATGAAAGTTTTATCATCATGGATCATCAAGCGGAAGAACTTATTTTAGTGCAAGATAATTGCTACTCTGGGAGAAGTGAAGCAGAACTGGATGAGGCACTTGAAGCGATGTTTTTAGAACTTACAACACCAAAAAAAGATGAACACAAAGCAGTTCAAGTTCCGAAAATGACTTACAAAAGCAATTATACAAAAGAGGAGTATATGAACTTAGTCAAAAAAGCGAAAACCTATATTCAAGATGGCGATTTCTTTCAAATAGTACTTTCTCAGCGGTTAGAGGCAGATTTTACAGTGGAGCCGTTTGATTATTACCGAAAATTACGATTGTTAAATCCTTCTCCTTATCTCTTTTTCATTGATTTTGGCGATACGGTCTTAATTGGTTCTTCACCAGAGAGTTTAATTAAAACGAAAGGGCGGACTGTTACGACAAATCCAATTGCTGGTACAAGGCGTCGCGGGGCAACAAAACAAGAAGATGAAATGCTGGCAGCGGAATTATTATCCGATGAAAAAGAACTTGCAGAGCACAGAATGTTAGTGGATTTAGGACGTAATGATATTGGAAAAATTGCAGAAACGGGTTCGGTTCATGTACCAGTATATCTAACAATCGAACGTTACCGATTCTTGATGCATTTAGTTTCCGTTGTTGAAGGTACATTAAAACCAGGATTAAGTGCGATGGATGCTCTTCGGTCGACGCTCCCAGCTGGTACAGTTAGCGGAGCACCAAAAATAAGAGCCATGGAGCGAATCTATGAATGGGAAAATGTAAAACGTGGACCATATGCTGGTGCGGTAGGTTACTTAACGAAAAATGGTGATTCTGATTTTGCTCTTTCGATTAGAACGATGGTACTCCATGATGGAAAAGCTTATGTGCAAGCTGGCGCGGGAATTGTTTATGATTCAGAACCTGAGAGTGAATACTTGGAAACAATACAAAAAGCGAAAGCCCTTTTGGAGGTGGGAGAATGA
- the lap gene encoding adhesion-mediating acetaldehyde/alcohol dehydrogenase LAP produces MAIKENAAQEVLEVQKVIDRLADNGQKALKAFESYNQEQVDNIVHAMALAGLDQHMPLAKLAVEETGRGLYEDKCIKNIFATEYIWNNIKNNKTVGVINEDTQTGVIEIAEPVGVVAGVTPVTNPTSTTLFKAIIAIKTRNPIIFAFHPSAQRCSSEAAKVVYDAAVAAGAPEHCIQWVEKPSLEATKQLMNHDKVALVLATGGAGMVKSAYSTGKPALGVGPGNVPAYIDKTAKIKRSVNDIILSKSFDQGMICASEQAVIVDKEVAKEVKAEMEANKCYFVKGAEFKKLESYVINPEKGTLNPDVVGKSPAWIANQAGFKVPEDTKILVAEIKGVGDKYPLSHEKLSPVLAFIEAANQAEAFDRCEEMLVYGGLGHSAVIHSTDKEVQKAFGIRMKACRIIVNAPSAQGGIGDIYNGFIPSLTLGCGSYGKNSVSQNVSATNLLNVKRIADRRNNMQWFKLPPKIFFEKYSTQYLQKMEGVERVFIVTDPGMVQFKYVDVVIEHLKKRGNDVAYQVFADVEPDPSDVTVYKGAELMKDFKPDTIIALGGGSAMDAAKGMWLFYEHPEASFFGLKQKFLDIRKRTFKYPKLGGKAKFVAIPTTSGTGSEVTPFAVITDKENNIKYPLADYELTPDVAIVDAQYVTTVPAHITADTGMDVLTHAIESYVSVMASDYTRGLSIRAIELVFENLRESVLTGDPDAREKMHNASALAGMAFANAFLGINHSLAHKIGPEFHIPHGRANAILMPHVIRYNALKPKKHALFPRYESFRADEDYARISRIIGFPAATTEEGVKSLVDEIIKLGKDVGIDMSLKGQNVAKKDLDAVVDTLADRAFMDQCTTANPKQPLVSELKEIYLEAYKGV; encoded by the coding sequence ATGGCAATTAAAGAAAATGCGGCCCAAGAAGTATTAGAAGTTCAAAAAGTGATTGACAGATTAGCAGACAATGGACAAAAAGCATTGAAAGCATTTGAAAGTTACAACCAAGAACAAGTAGATAATATCGTACACGCAATGGCGCTTGCCGGACTTGACCAACATATGCCCCTTGCAAAATTAGCAGTAGAAGAAACAGGACGTGGATTATACGAAGATAAATGTATTAAAAACATCTTCGCAACAGAATATATTTGGAACAACATTAAAAACAACAAAACAGTCGGAGTTATTAACGAAGATACTCAAACTGGTGTTATCGAAATTGCTGAACCAGTCGGAGTAGTTGCCGGGGTTACACCAGTAACTAACCCAACTTCAACAACACTTTTCAAAGCAATTATCGCGATTAAAACGCGTAACCCAATCATCTTCGCTTTCCATCCAAGTGCGCAACGTTGTTCATCTGAAGCAGCAAAAGTTGTTTATGATGCAGCAGTTGCAGCTGGAGCACCAGAACATTGTATTCAATGGGTAGAAAAACCTTCCCTAGAAGCAACAAAACAATTAATGAACCACGATAAAGTAGCACTTGTACTTGCAACTGGTGGTGCTGGAATGGTTAAATCAGCATACTCTACTGGTAAACCTGCACTAGGTGTTGGACCAGGTAACGTACCAGCTTACATTGACAAAACAGCTAAAATCAAACGTTCTGTTAATGACATCATTCTTTCTAAATCTTTTGACCAAGGTATGATTTGTGCTTCTGAACAAGCAGTTATCGTGGACAAAGAAGTTGCTAAAGAAGTAAAAGCAGAAATGGAAGCAAACAAATGCTACTTCGTTAAAGGTGCTGAATTCAAAAAACTAGAAAGCTATGTAATCAACCCTGAAAAAGGAACACTTAACCCAGATGTAGTTGGTAAATCCCCTGCATGGATTGCAAACCAAGCTGGTTTCAAAGTTCCAGAAGATACAAAAATTCTTGTAGCTGAAATTAAAGGTGTTGGCGACAAATACCCACTATCTCACGAAAAATTAAGCCCAGTTCTTGCATTTATCGAAGCTGCTAACCAAGCAGAAGCATTCGATCGTTGTGAAGAAATGTTAGTATACGGCGGACTTGGACACTCAGCAGTTATTCACTCTACTGATAAAGAAGTTCAAAAAGCATTTGGTATCCGTATGAAAGCTTGCCGTATCATCGTAAATGCACCAAGCGCTCAAGGCGGTATCGGTGACATTTATAACGGCTTCATCCCTTCCCTAACTCTTGGTTGTGGATCTTATGGTAAAAACTCTGTATCACAAAATGTAAGTGCGACTAACTTGCTGAACGTTAAACGTATCGCGGATCGGAGAAATAATATGCAATGGTTCAAACTTCCACCAAAAATTTTCTTTGAAAAATATTCTACTCAATACCTTCAAAAAATGGAAGGCGTTGAACGCGTATTTATCGTAACTGACCCAGGTATGGTTCAATTCAAATACGTTGATGTAGTAATCGAACACCTGAAAAAACGTGGTAACGACGTAGCTTATCAAGTATTCGCTGATGTTGAACCAGATCCATCTGATGTAACAGTTTACAAAGGTGCAGAACTAATGAAAGACTTCAAACCAGATACAATTATCGCTCTTGGTGGTGGTTCCGCAATGGATGCTGCCAAAGGTATGTGGTTATTCTATGAACACCCAGAAGCTTCATTCTTCGGCTTGAAACAAAAATTCTTAGATATCCGTAAACGTACTTTCAAATATCCTAAACTTGGTGGAAAAGCGAAATTCGTTGCGATTCCAACAACAAGTGGTACAGGTTCTGAAGTAACTCCATTTGCGGTTATTACAGACAAAGAAAACAACATTAAATACCCTCTTGCTGACTATGAACTAACTCCAGACGTTGCGATTGTCGATGCACAATATGTAACAACTGTTCCAGCACACATTACTGCTGATACTGGTATGGACGTTCTAACTCACGCAATTGAATCTTATGTATCCGTAATGGCAAGCGATTATACACGTGGATTGTCTATCCGTGCAATCGAACTTGTTTTTGAAAACTTACGTGAATCTGTTCTTACTGGTGATCCTGATGCGCGTGAAAAAATGCATAATGCTTCTGCCCTAGCTGGTATGGCATTTGCGAATGCGTTCCTAGGAATTAACCACAGCTTGGCACACAAAATTGGACCTGAATTCCACATTCCTCACGGTCGTGCGAATGCAATCCTTATGCCACACGTTATCCGTTATAACGCACTTAAACCTAAAAAACATGCGTTATTCCCAAGATATGAAAGCTTCCGTGCTGATGAAGATTATGCTCGTATCTCTCGTATTATCGGCTTCCCTGCTGCAACTACAGAAGAAGGCGTTAAATCACTTGTAGATGAAATCATCAAACTTGGTAAAGATGTTGGTATCGACATGAGTCTTAAAGGACAAAATGTTGCTAAAAAAGACTTGGATGCAGTTGTAGATACACTTGCAGATCGCGCATTCATGGACCAATGTACTACTGCCAACCCTAAACAACCACTTGTAAGCGAACTAAAAGAAATTTACCTTGAAGCTTACAAAGGTGTTTAA
- a CDS encoding VOC family protein: protein MIRATVPYFTFNGEAQEALEFYKKVFQAEITKTRFFHEMEGFSGDKKLGERILHARLTKDDKDLFYFSDTLEGETDAGNRLSLAVNFETEESFVHAFVLLSKTGTVEIPIQKTFWDAKYAKVIDHYSIDWHLNLENESTTKV, encoded by the coding sequence ATGATACGAGCAACTGTGCCCTACTTCACTTTTAACGGGGAAGCCCAAGAAGCACTAGAATTTTATAAAAAAGTGTTTCAAGCAGAAATTACAAAAACTCGTTTTTTTCACGAGATGGAAGGATTCTCTGGAGATAAAAAATTAGGCGAACGAATCCTTCATGCTAGGCTTACGAAAGACGATAAAGATTTGTTTTACTTCTCAGATACACTAGAAGGCGAAACAGATGCGGGAAATCGTTTATCACTTGCAGTTAATTTTGAAACTGAAGAAAGTTTTGTACATGCATTCGTACTACTTTCTAAAACAGGGACCGTTGAAATCCCTATTCAAAAAACTTTTTGGGATGCAAAATACGCAAAAGTTATCGATCATTACAGCATAGATTGGCACCTTAACTTAGAAAATGAGTCTACTACTAAAGTATGA